From the Dehalococcoidia bacterium genome, the window CAGGGGCGAAGGTCATTAGCTGCATCGGTGTTCCCGGTGGCAGCGGCAGGCAGTACGCGCATGTCGGCGACGTGATCGTCGCGTCGGTCAAGGAGTCGGCCCCGGCCGCAGCCGTGCGAAAGGGCGAGGTCGTCAGGGCCGTCGTCGTGCGCACCAAGCATCCTTCACGACGCGTGGACGGCTCTCGAATCAAGTTCGACGACAACGCCGCGGTGATAATCAACGACGACCAGATGCCCAGAGGCACGCGCATCTTCGGCCCGGTCGCCCGCGAGCTCAGAGACAGGAACTTCATGCGTATAGTCTCCCTGGCTCCGGAGGTGCTCTAGTGCGACTCCAGGCCAACGACAACGTCCTTGTGACCAAGGGCCGGGACAGAGGCAAGCGTGGACGCATCACGAGGGTGCTGCCTGAAAAGGGCAGGGCCGTCGTCGAAGGCGTCAACGTGGTGCAGCGTCACCAGCAACCGACAGGCGCGTTCCGCTCCGGTGGAATCATCGAAAAGGAACTGTCCGTCGCCATCGCGAACCTGA encodes:
- the rplN gene encoding 50S ribosomal protein L14, which translates into the protein MIQIYTRLKVADNSGAKVISCIGVPGGSGRQYAHVGDVIVASVKESAPAAAVRKGEVVRAVVVRTKHPSRRVDGSRIKFDDNAAVIINDDQMPRGTRIFGPVARELRDRNFMRIVSLAPEVL
- the rplX gene encoding 50S ribosomal protein L24 → MRLQANDNVLVTKGRDRGKRGRITRVLPEKGRAVVEGVNVVQRHQQPTGAFRSGGIIEKELSVAIANLKFFCEQCDSPARIGRRSLPDGTKVRVCKKCGEVIE